One genomic region from Longimicrobiales bacterium encodes:
- a CDS encoding GlsB/YeaQ/YmgE family stress response membrane protein, whose translation MGILAWIVFGLIAGSIAKFIMPGKDPGGCLGTVVIGILGAVIGGFVGSELLDIGSVTGFNFRSFGIAILGSIILLTLYRLFIQKRPRR comes from the coding sequence ATGGGAATACTCGCCTGGATAGTATTTGGCCTGATTGCGGGCAGCATCGCGAAATTCATCATGCCCGGCAAGGACCCGGGCGGCTGCCTGGGCACTGTCGTCATCGGCATCCTCGGCGCGGTGATCGGCGGCTTCGTCGGCAGTGAGCTGCTCGACATAGGCAGTGTCACGGGCTTCAACTTCCGCTCGTTCGGGATCGCGATCCTCGGCTCGATCATCCTCCTCACGCTATACCGGCTCTTCATACAGAAGCGGCCGCGCCGCTGA